In Falco cherrug isolate bFalChe1 chromosome 5, bFalChe1.pri, whole genome shotgun sequence, one DNA window encodes the following:
- the MTPN gene encoding myotrophin isoform X2 encodes MNVDLGTMELGEDVNRTLEGGRKPLHYAADCGQLEILEFLLLKGADINAPDKHNITPLLSAVYEGHVSCVKLLLSKGADKTVKGPDGLTAFEATDNQAIKTLLQ; translated from the exons GGTGAAGATGTCAACCGGACACTTGAAGGTGGGAGAAAGCCTCTTCACTATGCAGCAGACTGTGGACAGCTTGAGATTCTGGAATTTCTGCTATTGAAAGGAGCTGATATTAAT GCTCCAGACAAACATAATATCACACCACTCCTATCAGCAGTCTATGAGGGCCATGTTTCCTGTGTGAAATTGCTTCTGTCAAAG GGTGCTGATAAGACTGTGAAAGGCCCAGATGGACTAACTGCCTTTGAAGCCACTGACAACCAGGCAATCAAAACTCTTCTTCAGTGA